One window of Microbacterium sp. Root61 genomic DNA carries:
- a CDS encoding sugar ABC transporter substrate-binding protein, with the protein MKKSSLLAAAAVTGAAAMLLAGCSGGGGASPSESGGGDAAQRACVILPDAASSPRWENFDRKYLQEGLEGAGFEVDIQNAQGDVNKYSTIADQQLTQGCGVMLLVDYQGAAEAVATKAKAEGIPVIAYDRPFTGADYYVSFDNVKVGELEGQTVLDGLTTAGKDPATAVVVYMGGDPTDGNAAMFHEGAATVMEAAGIKPAAEPPGVWDQAKSQTNFEQALTSLGGKVDGVWVANDTNAAGVIKVLQDNNLTGVAVSGQDANVAGLQNILLGWQTATVYKPVKDEADAAVTTAIALLKGDTPSAGAKLDDGTPYIQVTPILVGPDKVKDVVAAGDAAYDDVCTPDVLAACEQYGVTK; encoded by the coding sequence ATGAAGAAGTCTTCCCTCCTCGCCGCGGCCGCCGTCACCGGCGCCGCTGCGATGCTGCTCGCCGGGTGTTCCGGCGGTGGTGGCGCGAGCCCCAGTGAAAGCGGCGGCGGCGATGCCGCACAGCGCGCCTGCGTCATCCTTCCCGACGCGGCCTCCTCGCCGCGCTGGGAGAATTTCGACCGCAAGTACCTCCAGGAGGGTCTGGAGGGTGCCGGATTCGAGGTCGACATCCAGAACGCCCAGGGCGACGTGAACAAGTACTCCACGATCGCCGACCAGCAGCTCACCCAGGGCTGCGGCGTCATGCTGCTCGTGGACTACCAGGGCGCCGCCGAGGCGGTCGCCACCAAGGCCAAGGCCGAAGGCATCCCCGTGATCGCGTACGACCGCCCCTTCACCGGTGCGGACTACTACGTGTCGTTCGACAACGTCAAGGTCGGCGAGCTCGAGGGCCAGACAGTCCTGGACGGCCTCACGACCGCCGGCAAGGACCCGGCGACCGCTGTCGTCGTGTACATGGGCGGCGACCCGACCGACGGCAACGCGGCCATGTTCCACGAGGGTGCTGCCACCGTGATGGAAGCTGCCGGAATCAAGCCGGCGGCGGAGCCCCCGGGGGTCTGGGACCAGGCCAAGTCGCAGACCAACTTCGAGCAGGCGCTGACCTCGCTCGGCGGCAAGGTCGACGGCGTCTGGGTGGCCAACGACACCAACGCGGCCGGCGTCATCAAGGTGCTGCAGGACAACAACCTCACCGGAGTTGCCGTGTCGGGCCAGGACGCCAACGTCGCGGGCCTGCAGAACATCCTCCTCGGCTGGCAGACGGCGACCGTCTACAAGCCGGTCAAGGATGAGGCCGACGCCGCCGTCACGACGGCTATCGCACTGCTGAAGGGCGACACCCCGTCGGCGGGCGCGAAGCTCGACGACGGCACGCCGTACATCCAGGTCACGCCGATCCTGGTGGGCCCCGACAAGGTCAAGGACGTCGTCGCCGCCGGCGATGCCGCCTACGACGACGTCTGCACGCCGGACGTTCTCGCAGCCTGCGAGCAGTACGGCGTCACCAAGTAG
- a CDS encoding ATP-binding cassette domain-containing protein, translated as MSETTTHTEPIIQLVGVKKAFGPVSVLKGVDLKVYPGKVTALVGDNGAGKSTLIKGLAGVQPYDEGEVLIDGVHRDLHAPRDASGLGIEVVYQDLALCDNLDIVQNMFLGREELTGGTFNEGRMEKDASDTLRSLSVRTVKSVRQKVSSLSGGQRQTVAIARAVLKKARVVILDEPTAALGVAQTEQVLNLVQRLSEQGVAVILISHNLADVFAVADDIAVLFLGQMVAQIATADTTRDDVVGYITGTKTMGGIEHMGTSTIVTGGAA; from the coding sequence ATGTCAGAAACGACCACACACACAGAGCCGATCATCCAACTGGTCGGCGTCAAGAAGGCCTTCGGTCCGGTGAGCGTCCTGAAGGGCGTCGACCTGAAGGTCTACCCCGGAAAGGTGACCGCGCTGGTCGGCGACAACGGTGCCGGCAAGTCGACGCTCATCAAGGGTCTCGCCGGCGTCCAACCGTACGACGAGGGCGAAGTCCTCATCGACGGTGTGCATCGGGATCTGCATGCGCCCCGGGATGCCTCGGGCCTCGGCATCGAGGTGGTGTACCAGGACCTCGCCCTGTGCGACAACCTCGACATCGTGCAGAACATGTTCCTCGGTCGCGAGGAGCTGACCGGTGGCACGTTCAACGAGGGACGGATGGAGAAGGACGCGTCCGACACGCTCCGCTCGCTTTCGGTCCGCACGGTCAAGTCGGTCCGCCAGAAAGTGTCGTCGCTCTCCGGCGGCCAGCGCCAGACCGTCGCGATCGCGCGTGCCGTACTGAAGAAGGCACGCGTCGTGATCCTCGACGAGCCGACCGCGGCGCTCGGCGTCGCGCAGACCGAGCAGGTGCTGAACCTCGTGCAGCGGCTCTCGGAGCAGGGCGTGGCCGTCATCCTGATCAGCCACAACCTCGCCGACGTCTTCGCCGTCGCCGACGACATCGCGGTGCTCTTCCTGGGGCAGATGGTCGCACAGATCGCGACCGCCGACACCACCCGCGACGACGTCGTCGGCTACATCACCGGCACCAAGACCATGGGCGGCATCGAGCACATGGGCACATCCACGATCGTGACAGGAGGGGCGGCATGA
- a CDS encoding GNAT family N-acetyltransferase, which yields MQHSPVLDVGLATPADVPGILDVQEENLPENGGSLSARFTPEWFAQAIANETLIVARCDDHIAGYVAFTSRDAQSHVPIIQAMLRAEPHPDAYVHGPICVAKADRRRGVAALLFAAQREVMDHAAVCAFIRQDNEASRAAHRRMGMRETALFEHDGVTYVLVEASATT from the coding sequence ATGCAGCACTCCCCCGTTCTCGACGTCGGTCTCGCGACGCCCGCCGACGTCCCCGGCATCCTCGACGTGCAGGAGGAGAATCTGCCCGAGAACGGCGGCAGTCTCTCGGCGCGCTTCACACCGGAGTGGTTCGCGCAGGCGATCGCGAACGAGACTCTCATCGTCGCCCGATGCGACGACCACATCGCCGGCTACGTCGCGTTCACGTCCCGCGACGCGCAGTCGCACGTGCCGATCATTCAGGCGATGCTCCGTGCCGAGCCGCACCCCGACGCGTATGTGCACGGCCCGATCTGCGTCGCGAAGGCCGACAGGCGCCGCGGCGTCGCGGCGCTCCTGTTCGCAGCACAGCGTGAAGTCATGGACCACGCCGCCGTCTGCGCCTTCATCCGCCAGGACAACGAGGCATCCCGCGCCGCGCATCGCCGCATGGGGATGCGCGAGACCGCGCTGTTCGAGCACGACGGCGTGACGTACGTCCTGGTCGAGGCGTCCGCGACGACCTGA
- a CDS encoding sugar ABC transporter permease: MSSNATRTAAGPDPVVGDLIGSGVEGGLTDQMQAWWQRVRGGDMGALPAIGGLVVLGILFSILSPFFLTERNFANLLNQAASLVVLGMALVFVLLLGEIDLSAGVTGGVGMALFVVLNAQFGIPWPLALLIGFGFGFLTGALIGFFVARIGIPSFVVTLGLFLGFQGLALVIIGPGGLYRLEVPELVALQNGNLPVWAGWAMLAVMLLVSAGTSFWDRSRRTAAGVPNRAVSLVFIKLGVIAVLGGAVVYILNQDRGQSVNAVQGVPVIVPIVLVILWIGTFVLDRTKFGRYIYAIGGNAEAARRSGVKVRWVKWWAFVICSSLAVASALFSVARVGSVDATVGRDIVLSGVAAAVVGGVSLFGGRGRLLHAAIGALVIAVITNGLGLLNLPAGINLLVTGGVLILAATVDALSRLRSGGART, translated from the coding sequence ATGAGCAGCAATGCGACCCGCACCGCAGCGGGCCCGGATCCCGTTGTGGGCGATCTGATCGGCAGCGGTGTCGAGGGCGGCCTGACCGACCAGATGCAGGCCTGGTGGCAGCGCGTGCGCGGCGGCGACATGGGCGCGTTGCCGGCCATCGGCGGACTCGTCGTCCTCGGCATCCTGTTCTCGATCCTCAGCCCGTTCTTCCTCACCGAGCGCAACTTCGCCAACCTGCTCAACCAGGCTGCGAGTCTCGTCGTGCTCGGCATGGCCCTCGTGTTCGTGCTGCTGCTGGGCGAGATCGACCTGTCCGCGGGCGTCACCGGCGGTGTCGGCATGGCACTGTTCGTCGTGCTGAACGCGCAGTTCGGCATTCCCTGGCCGCTCGCCCTGCTGATCGGCTTCGGCTTCGGCTTCCTCACCGGCGCGTTGATAGGTTTCTTCGTGGCCAGGATCGGGATCCCGTCGTTCGTCGTGACATTGGGCTTGTTCCTCGGGTTCCAAGGCCTCGCGCTCGTCATCATCGGTCCCGGCGGCCTCTACCGCCTCGAGGTGCCGGAGCTCGTCGCACTGCAGAACGGCAACCTCCCGGTGTGGGCGGGCTGGGCGATGCTCGCCGTCATGCTGCTCGTCTCGGCCGGAACATCCTTCTGGGATCGCTCACGTCGCACCGCGGCCGGCGTGCCCAACCGCGCCGTGTCGCTCGTCTTCATCAAGCTGGGCGTGATCGCCGTCCTCGGCGGCGCCGTCGTCTACATCCTGAATCAGGACCGTGGACAGTCGGTGAACGCCGTCCAGGGCGTGCCGGTGATCGTGCCGATCGTGCTGGTGATCCTGTGGATCGGCACCTTCGTGCTGGACCGCACGAAGTTCGGGCGCTACATCTACGCGATCGGCGGCAACGCCGAGGCGGCCCGCCGCTCCGGCGTCAAGGTGCGCTGGGTCAAGTGGTGGGCGTTCGTGATCTGCTCGAGCCTCGCTGTCGCATCCGCTCTGTTCAGCGTCGCGCGCGTCGGATCCGTGGATGCCACCGTCGGACGCGACATCGTCCTGAGCGGTGTGGCGGCGGCGGTCGTCGGCGGTGTCAGCCTGTTCGGCGGACGCGGTCGACTGCTGCACGCGGCGATCGGTGCGCTGGTGATCGCCGTCATCACGAACGGTCTGGGCCTGCTCAACCTGCCGGCCGGCATCAACCTGCTGGTCACCGGCGGTGTGCTGATCCTGGCCGCGACCGTCGACGCCCTGTCGCGACTGCGCTCGGGTGGGGCGCGCACCTAG